A genomic window from Vitis riparia cultivar Riparia Gloire de Montpellier isolate 1030 chromosome 18, EGFV_Vit.rip_1.0, whole genome shotgun sequence includes:
- the LOC117907584 gene encoding alcohol dehydrogenase-like 7 isoform X1, with the protein MMAGETRGKPIRCRAAVCWKAGEPLVMEEVMVAPPLAGEVRIRIICTSLCYSDITFWKLKDPPGCFPRILGHEAVGVVESVGENVSEVTEGDIVLPIFMPDCGECTDCRSEKSNLCSKFPFKVSPWMPRYESSRFTDLKGEVLYHFLFVSSFSEYTVVDIANITKIDPNIPPNRACLFSCGVSTGVGAAWKTANVEKGSTVAIFGLGAIGLAVAEGARLCGASRIIGVDLNPDKFEIGKKFGVTDFVNSGNCGNKPVKQVIMEMTDGGADYCFECVGAASLVHEAFACCRKGWGKTIVLGVDRPGSMLSFLSFDILHSGKSLMGSLYGGVKPKSDIPILLKRYMDKELDVDKFVTHEMRFEDINKAFDLLIQGKSLRCVLWMDK; encoded by the exons ATGATGGCTGGTGAGACGAGAGGGAAGCCAATTCGATGCAGAG CTGCGGTTTGTTGGAAGGCAGGGGAGCCGCTGGTGATGGAGGAGGTGATGGTGGCTCCGCCATTGGCCGGAGAAGTTCGGATTCGAATCATCTGCACGTCTCTCTGCTACAGCGACATCACCTTCTGGAAATTAAAG GACCCTCCGGGATGCTTTCCGAGAATACTAGGCCATGAAGCTGTGGG GGTTGTTGAGAGCGTGGGGGAGAATGTGAGTGAAGTAACCGAAGGAGATATTGTGCTTCCAATATTCATGCCAGATTGCGGAGAATGCACAGATTGCAGATCGGAGAAGAGCAACCTATGTTCAAAATTCCCATTTAAAGTCTCACCTTGGATGCCTAGATATGAAAGCAGCAGATTCACAGACCTTAAGGGAGAGGTTCTCTACCATTTTCTATTTGTCTCAAGTTTTAGTGAGTACACAGTGGTAGATATCGCCAACATTACAAAAATTGACCCCAATATCCCGCCAAACAGGGCATGCCTCTTCAGCTGTGGAGTGTCAACAG GGGTTGGTGCTGCATGGAAAACAGCAAATGTGGAAAAGGGATCCACTGTTGCTATATTTGGGCTAGGGGCGATTGGATTAGCA GTAGCAGAGGGAGCAAGACTATGTGGCGCTTCTAGAATTATTGGTGTGGATTTGAACCcagataaatttgaaattg GGAAGAAATTCGGAGTCACAGACTTTGTCAACTCTGGAAACTGTGGGAATAAACCAGTGAAACAG GTGATTATGGAGATGACTGATGGAGGGGCAGACTACTGCTTTGAATGTGTTGGTGCAGCATCCTTAGTGCATGAAGCATTTGCTTGCTGCCGAAAG GGTTGGGGAAAGACAATTGTGCTAGGAGTGGACAGGCCGGGTTCGATGTtgagctttctttcttttgacaTCCTTCACTCTGGGAAAAGCCTAATGGGAAGTCTGTATGGAGGTGTCAAACCCAAATCTGATATTCCGATTCTTTTAAAACGCTACATGGACAAG gaATTGGATGTGGATAAGTTTGTCACGCATGAGATGAGGTTTGAAGACATCAACAAAGCATTTGATCTACTCATTCAAGGGAAAAGCCTCCGATGTGTGCTTTGGATGGACAAATGA
- the LOC117907584 gene encoding alcohol dehydrogenase-like 7 isoform X2 has product MMAGETRGKPIRCRAAVCWKAGEPLVMEEVMVAPPLAGEVRIRIICTSLCYSDITFWKLKDPPGCFPRILGHEAVGVVESVGENVSEVTEGDIVLPIFMPDCGECTDCRSEKSNLCSKFPFKVSPWMPRYESSRFTDLKGEVLYHFLFVSSFSEYTVVDIANITKIDPNIPPNRACLFSCGVSTGVGAAWKTANVEKGSTVAIFGLGAIGLAVAEGARLCGASRIIGVDLNPDKFEIGKKFGVTDFVNSGNCGNKPVKQAVISDAY; this is encoded by the exons ATGATGGCTGGTGAGACGAGAGGGAAGCCAATTCGATGCAGAG CTGCGGTTTGTTGGAAGGCAGGGGAGCCGCTGGTGATGGAGGAGGTGATGGTGGCTCCGCCATTGGCCGGAGAAGTTCGGATTCGAATCATCTGCACGTCTCTCTGCTACAGCGACATCACCTTCTGGAAATTAAAG GACCCTCCGGGATGCTTTCCGAGAATACTAGGCCATGAAGCTGTGGG GGTTGTTGAGAGCGTGGGGGAGAATGTGAGTGAAGTAACCGAAGGAGATATTGTGCTTCCAATATTCATGCCAGATTGCGGAGAATGCACAGATTGCAGATCGGAGAAGAGCAACCTATGTTCAAAATTCCCATTTAAAGTCTCACCTTGGATGCCTAGATATGAAAGCAGCAGATTCACAGACCTTAAGGGAGAGGTTCTCTACCATTTTCTATTTGTCTCAAGTTTTAGTGAGTACACAGTGGTAGATATCGCCAACATTACAAAAATTGACCCCAATATCCCGCCAAACAGGGCATGCCTCTTCAGCTGTGGAGTGTCAACAG GGGTTGGTGCTGCATGGAAAACAGCAAATGTGGAAAAGGGATCCACTGTTGCTATATTTGGGCTAGGGGCGATTGGATTAGCA GTAGCAGAGGGAGCAAGACTATGTGGCGCTTCTAGAATTATTGGTGTGGATTTGAACCcagataaatttgaaattg GGAAGAAATTCGGAGTCACAGACTTTGTCAACTCTGGAAACTGTGGGAATAAACCAGTGAAACAG GCAGTGATTTCCGACGCATATTAG
- the LOC117907776 gene encoding alcohol dehydrogenase-like 7: MLLPFRRTHLFRTLAHTAALPSSPAAIGAAISPSHQRRYHAPPPSISTASLHHASLLLREHHHAPLLRRHTTTSIILRSAAPQATHPPSPLPHRPCPHCCSSPCRQLTSSRICRPFTKSSVLPPRETIIPRVTTSHETKLPVYTTAPLSMGSSPPQCQGVKGRRTMATYQPLEDKVAGESQTRGKPIRCRAAVSRKAGEPLVMEEVMVAPPMAGEVRIRIICTSLCHSDLTYWKLKEPPACFPRILGHEAVGVVESVGENVTEVAEGDTVLPIFIPDCGECIDCRSEKSNLCSKFPFEISPWLPRHKSSRFTDLKGEVLYHFLNVSSFSEYTVVDIDNITKISPAIPPNKACLFSCGVSTGVGAAWRTANVEKGSTVVIFGLGAIGLAVAEGARLCGASRIIGVDTNLEKFDVAKKFGVTEFVNPRNCGDKPVSQVIGEMTDGGADYCFECVGFASLVQDAFASCRKGWGKAIMVGVDKPGAMLNFSSVEMLHYGKSVMGSIYGGLKPKSHIPVLLQRLVDKELNVDNFITHEMKFEDINKAFDLLAKGKSIRCVMWMDK, encoded by the exons ATGCTGCTACCATTTCGCCGCACCCATCTCTTCCGGACCCTTGCCCACACAGCCGCCCTTCCTTCATCTCCGGCAGCAATAGGTGCAGCCATCAGTCCAAGCCACCAGCGCCGCTACCATGCACCACCGCCCTCCATCTCCACTGCCAGCCTGCACCATGCATCACTGCTCCTCCGCGAGCACCACCACGCCCCACTGTTACGCCGTCACACCACCACCTCCATTATTCTCAGATCAGCCGCGCCACAGGCCACCCATCCGCCGTCGCCGCTGCCGCACCGACCATGCCCTCATTGTTGCTCATCTCCTTGCCGCCAGTTGACATCCTCACGGATCTGTCGCCCCTTCACCAAGTCGTCCGTACTGCCACCTCGGGAGACTATCATCCCACGTGTCACAACCAGTCACGAAACTAAACTTCCAGTTTATACCACGGCACCACTGTCCATGGGTTCATCACCACCACAGTGCCAGGGG GTGAAAGGCCGGAGGACGATGGCCACTTATCAACCGTTGGAAGATAAGGTGGCCGGTGAGAGTCAGACTAGGGGGAAGCCCATTCGATGCAGAG CTGCGGTTAGCAGAAAAGCAGGGGAGCCGCTGGTGATGGAGGAGGTGATGGTAGCTCCGCCGATGGCTGGTGAAGTTCGGATTCGGATCATCTGCACTTCGCTTTGCCACAGCGACCTCACCTACTGGAAACTGAAG GAACCTCCAGCATGCTTTCCGAGAATTCTGGGCCATGAAGCCGTCGG GGTTGTGGAGAGTGTGGGGGAGAATGTAACTGAAGTAGCTGAAGGAGATACTGTGCTCCCAATATTCATTCCAGATTGCGGAGAATGCATAGATTGCAGATCGGAGAAGAGCAACCTATGCTCAAAATTCCCATTCGAAATCTCCCCTTGGTTGCCCAGACACAAGAGCAGCAGATTTACAGACCTTAAAGGAGAGGTTCTCTACCATTTTCTAAATGTCTCCAGTTTCAGTGAGTACACAGTTGTGGACATCGACAACATTACAAAAATTAGCCCTGCAATCCCACCAAACAAAGCATGCCTCTTCAGTTGTGGAGTATCCACTG GGGTTGGTGCTGCATGGAGAACGGCAAACGTGGAAAAGGGGTCCACTGTTGTTATATTTGGGCTAGGAGCAATTGGATTGGCG GTTGCCGAGGGAGCAAGACTGTGTGGAGCTTCTAGAATTATTGGTGTGGATACCAACCTAGAGAAATTTGACGTTG CAAAGAAATTTGGAGTGACAGAGTTTGTCAACCCTAGAAACTGTGGGGATAAGCCAGTGAGCCAG GTGATTGGAGAGATGACTGATGGAGGGGCAGACTACTGCTTTGAATGCGTTGGCTTCGCATCCTTGGTGCAAGACGCATTTGCTTCCTGCCGAAAG GGTTGGGGGAAGGCGATCATGGTAGGAGTGGACAAGCCTGGTGCGATGCTAAACTTTAGTTCTGTTGAGATGCTTCATTATGGAAAAAGTGTAATGGGAAGTATATATGGAGGTCTCAAACCCAAATCTCATATTCCAGTTCTTTTACAACGCCTGGTGGACAAG gAATTAAACGTGGATAACTTTATCACACATGAGATGAAGTTTGAAGACATCAATAAGGCTTTTGATTTACTCGCCAAAGGAAAGAGTATTCGATGTGTGATGTGGATggacaaataa
- the LOC117907682 gene encoding cytoplasmic tRNA 2-thiolation protein 1 isoform X1 yields the protein MGEAEVKPKKAGPVQCSICSQRRAALKRPKTLEQICRECFYAVFEEEIHRVVVDNQLFKPGERIAIGASGGKDSTVLAYVLSELNRRHNYGLDLFLLSVDEGITGYRDDSLETVKRNEIQYGLPLKVVSYKDLYGWTMDEIVKMIGLKNNCTFCGVFRRQALDRGAAMLKVDKLATGHNADDIAETVLLNILRGDIARLSRCTSIITGEDGPIPRCKPFKYTYEKEIVMYAYFKRLDYFSTECIYSPNAYRGFAREFIKDLERIRPRAILDIIRSGEKFRISTSAKMPEQGTCERCGYISSQKWCKACVLLEGLNRGLPKLGIGRTRGLNNGLECDTKQSNGVKNIQSKQCGTLDF from the exons ATGGGGGAAGCTGAGGTTAAGCCTAAGAAGGCTGGCCCTGTACAGTGCTCCATCTGTAGCCAGAGGAGAGCCGCTCTTAAGCGCCCCAAAACCCTAGAGCAG atTTGCAGGGAGTGTTTCTATGCTGTTTTTGAGGAAGAGATCCATAGAGTAGTCGTTGACAACCAACTATTCAAACCTGGTGAGCGCATTGCCATTGGAGCTTCTGGGGGAAAAG ATTCCACAGTCCTTGCTTATGTATTATCAGAATTGAATCGCAGGCATAATTATGGCCTCGATCTCTTCCTTTTGTCAGTTGACGAGGGAATTACTGGGTACAGGGATGACTCACTTGAAACTGTCAAAAGAAACGAAATTCAG tATGGCCTGCCACTGAAGGTTGTATCTTACAAGGATTTGTATGGATGGACGATGGATGAAATAGTGAAGATGATAGGTTTAAAGAACAACTGCACATTTTGTGGTGTTTTTCGTCGTCAG GCTCTTGATCGTGGTGCTGCAATGTTGAAAGTAGACAAGCTTGCTACTGGACATAATGCAGATGATATTGCTGAAACTGTACTTTTAAACATATTACGAGGTGATATTGCCAG ACTGAGTAGGTGCACTTCTATAATCACTGGTGAAGATGGACCAATTCCAAGATGCAAGCCTTTTAAGTATACCTATGAAAAGGAGATTGTTAT GTATGCATATTTCAAAAGGCTAGACTACTTTTCCACCGAAT GCATTTATTCTCCAAACGCATATCGTGGTTTTGCTCGTGAGTTCATtaaagatttggaaaggatCAG GCCCAGAGCTATACTTGACATCATCAGATCAGGTGAAAAGTTTAGGATATCCACTTCTGCAAAAATGCCAGAGCAGGGAACATGTGAACGGTGTGGTTATATTTCTAGCCAG AAATGGTGTAAAGCTTGTGTTTTGCTGGAAGGATTGAACCGCGGTTTGCCAAAGTTGGGTATTGGGCGGACTCGAGGCCTCAATAATGGTCTCGAGTGCGATACAAAACAATCCAATGGAGTGAAGAATATCCAGAGCAAACAATGTGGAACTTTGGATTTCTGA
- the LOC117907682 gene encoding cytoplasmic tRNA 2-thiolation protein 1 isoform X2, which produces MGEAEVKPKKAGPVQCSICSQRRAALKRPKTLEQICRECFYAVFEEEIHRVVVDNQLFKPGERIAIGASGGKDSTVLAYVLSELNRRHNYGLDLFLLSVDEGITGYRDDSLETVKRNEIQYGLPLKVVSYKDLYGWTMDEIVKMIGLKNNCTFCGVFRRQALDRGAAMLKVDKLATGHNADDIAETVLLNILRGDIARLSRCTSIITGEDGPIPRCKPFKYTYEKEIVMYAYFKRLDYFSTECIYSPNAYRGFAREFIKDLERIRPRAILDIIRSGEKFRISTSAKMPEQGTCERCGYISSQMVYICRNGVKLVFCWKD; this is translated from the exons ATGGGGGAAGCTGAGGTTAAGCCTAAGAAGGCTGGCCCTGTACAGTGCTCCATCTGTAGCCAGAGGAGAGCCGCTCTTAAGCGCCCCAAAACCCTAGAGCAG atTTGCAGGGAGTGTTTCTATGCTGTTTTTGAGGAAGAGATCCATAGAGTAGTCGTTGACAACCAACTATTCAAACCTGGTGAGCGCATTGCCATTGGAGCTTCTGGGGGAAAAG ATTCCACAGTCCTTGCTTATGTATTATCAGAATTGAATCGCAGGCATAATTATGGCCTCGATCTCTTCCTTTTGTCAGTTGACGAGGGAATTACTGGGTACAGGGATGACTCACTTGAAACTGTCAAAAGAAACGAAATTCAG tATGGCCTGCCACTGAAGGTTGTATCTTACAAGGATTTGTATGGATGGACGATGGATGAAATAGTGAAGATGATAGGTTTAAAGAACAACTGCACATTTTGTGGTGTTTTTCGTCGTCAG GCTCTTGATCGTGGTGCTGCAATGTTGAAAGTAGACAAGCTTGCTACTGGACATAATGCAGATGATATTGCTGAAACTGTACTTTTAAACATATTACGAGGTGATATTGCCAG ACTGAGTAGGTGCACTTCTATAATCACTGGTGAAGATGGACCAATTCCAAGATGCAAGCCTTTTAAGTATACCTATGAAAAGGAGATTGTTAT GTATGCATATTTCAAAAGGCTAGACTACTTTTCCACCGAAT GCATTTATTCTCCAAACGCATATCGTGGTTTTGCTCGTGAGTTCATtaaagatttggaaaggatCAG GCCCAGAGCTATACTTGACATCATCAGATCAGGTGAAAAGTTTAGGATATCCACTTCTGCAAAAATGCCAGAGCAGGGAACATGTGAACGGTGTGGTTATATTTCTAGCCAG ATGGTTTATATCTGCAGAAATGGTGTAAAGCTTGTGTTTTGCTGGAAGGATTGA
- the LOC117907399 gene encoding stemmadenine O-acetyltransferase-like: MSSPMEVTIISRETIKPSSPTPHHLRAFKLSLLDQLVPCCYTQVLLFYLIDGFHGQSIQTSHISTRLKDSLSETLTHFYPLAGSIGDDELQIDCNDEGVPYFETRVDCNLSEFLQEPELELLNQFFPCDPLNTPRMAKLHLAMIHVNIFNRGGIAIGVCLSHKIADGVSISAFLKAWAAIARGCFEEYPSFEAKSLFPQNESLPQDYSMVLGKCLIRTGKCVTKRVVFDASAIAALKAKASVDCTRVEVVSAFIWKRAMAAAKQKLGFQRSSILTHAVNLRKKTIPSLPESSIGNLFWIAITEGRVDDEAELDLFVDKTRKAISKISCDFVKKLQGEEGFAVAFEHVKEVKAAFEEDGVDFYGFSSWCKFEVYEGDFGWGRPTWVSSFSGKGSVYKNLIFFMDTRCGNGIEAWVTLDEEELGILECDPEFLSFGSMDPSPLKLAHFGQV, encoded by the coding sequence ATGTCATCTCCTATGGAAGTTACAATCATCTCCAGAGAAACCATTAAGCCTTCTTCACCAACACCCCACCACCTCAGGGCCTTCAAGCTCTCCCTCTTGGATCAGCTCGTTCCTTGTTGCTACACCCAAGTCCTCCTTTTCTATCTCATCGACGGCTTCCATGGCCAGTCAATCCAAACCTCCCATATCTCAACTAGGTTGAAGGATTCTCTATCTGAAACCCTAACTCACTTCTACCCTCTAGCTGGAAGCATCGGTGATGATGAACTTCAGATTGACTGTAATGATGAGGGTGTGCCTTACTTCGAAACTAGAGTTGACTGCAACCTCTCAGAGTTTCTCCAAGAACCTGAGCTTGAgttattaaatcaattttttccttgTGATCCTCTCAATACTCCTCGAATGGCTAAGCTTCATCTAGCTATGATCCATGTTAACATCTTTAATCGTGGGGGAATCGCCATTGGTGTGTGCCTTTCTCATAAGATTGCCGATGGGGTCTCCATCAGTGCTTTTCTCAAAGCTTGGGCCGCAATCGCTCGGGGCTGTTTTGAGGAGTACCCCAGTTTTGAAGCAAAATCACTCTTCCCACAAAATGAATCACTCCCACAAGACTACTCCATGGTTCTAGGAAAATGCTTGATCAGAACAGGCAAGTGTGTTACCAAGAGGGTTGTGTTTGATGCATCTGCCATAGCCGCCCTTAAAGCCAAAGCCTCTGTAGACTGCACCCGAGTCGAGGTGGTGTCCGCCTTCATATGGAAGCGTGCCATGGCCGCCGCCAAGCAAAAACTTGGATTCCAAAGGTCTTCCATACTCACCCACGCAGTGAACTTGAGGAAAAAAACCATCCCATCGTTGCCAGAATCCTCCATAGGAAACCTCTTCTGGATAGCAATCACAGAAGGCAGGGTTGATGATGAAGCTGAACTGGACCTCTTCGTTGATAAAACAAGAAAGGCTATATCAAAAATCAGCTGCGATTTTGTGAAGAAGCTACAGGGTGAAGAAGGCTTTGCAGTGGCTTTTGAACATGTTAAAGAGGTAAAAGCAGCGTTTGAGGAAGATGGAGTGGACTTCTATGGGTTCAGCAGTTGGTGCAAATTTGAAGTGTATGAGGGTGATTTTGGATGGGGAAGGCCTACATGGGTGAGTAGTTTCAGTGGAAAAGGATCAGTGTacaagaatttgatttttttcatggacACTAGATGTGGAAATGGGATTGAAGCATGGGTGACTTTGGATGAAGAGGAGTTGGGGATTTTGGAATGTGATCCTGAGTTTCTTTCATTTGGGTCCATGGATCCCAGTCCTTTGAAGTTGGCTCATTTTGGGCAAGTTTGA
- the LOC117907204 gene encoding uncharacterized protein LOC117907204 codes for MASSSSSSSASNFQNPNKKKTLGLIANALKRKDSFIQFFAMSGIFLLSLRSLGQKYRLNDLQEDTASLKEEQKGLHDRMNHIKRSLLHEASLDSTGLFASRLRLLFGDDQ; via the coding sequence atggcttcttcttcttcttcgagCTCTGCCTCAAACTTCCAAAACCCTAACAAGAAGAAGACGCTAGGTTTAATTGCTAATGCATTGAAACGTAAAGACAGCTTCATACAGTTCTTCGCCATGTCTGGAATCTTTCTCCTCAGCCTCAGATCCCTCGGTCAGAAGTACCGCCTCAATGATCTTCAAGAAGATACTGCCTCTCTCAAAGAGGAACAGAAAGGCCTCCATGATCGCATGAATCACATCAAGCGCAGCCTCCTTCACGAAGCTTCTCTTGACTCCACCGGCCTCTTCGCTTCCCGGCTTCGCCTTCTCTTCGGTGACGACCAGTGA